The Chryseobacterium oranimense genome contains the following window.
ACCGGAATCCTGGGAAAAAGAGCTGGAAATTGTTAAAAATTATCTTGATCAAAGGGATTTTCCTGCAATAGGAGAGATCGGTATCGATCTTTACTGGGATAAGTCGACGCTTGATATTCAGGTAAAAGCTTTTGAGCAGCAAATCGACTGGGCTATAGAAATGGATCTTCCTATTGTAATCCATACAAGAGAAAGCTTTGATGAAACATTTGAAGTATTGGAAAGAAAAAAGCATCCTAAACTCCGTGGAATTTTTCATTGCTTTTCAGGCGATCTGGAGCAGGCCAAACATGCAATCAGCCTCAATTTTATATTGGGAATAGGAGGAGTTGTGACCTTTAAGAATGGAAAAATAGATCAGTTTTTAAATGAAATCCCTTTGGATAAAATCGTTCTGGAAACAGATTCTCCCTATCTTGCCCCGGTTCCGCACAGAGGAAAGAGAAATGAAAGTTCATATCTTGATCTGGTAGCAGGAAAGCTGGTGGATATTTATGGTAAAGACTTTTCCGAAATAGATGAAATTACAACGGAAAATGCAAAGAAAATTTTTAGCAGTTAATTTTCTCAGATGAATAAAAATTTAACCCTTACAAAACCCAGTACAGCAAACAGTTTGATTCTATTTATCATCTATTTTGTAATTAACTTTTTATTTCTTACAAAATATGGAATCTGGCAGTCTGTAGTTCCAATTAGTATTCTGATTACTGGTTTTATTGTTGTACATCTTTCAATGTTTTTTTTTAGAAAAAACAGGTTTTTGGAAAAAAATCTGAACCAAAAATCTGTTTATCTGCTGACAGGTGCTTTTGCTGTTTTTTATATTGTACTATGCCATATCATGAAAGATCCGTATAAAATGAATATAGACCGCTGGCAAACTCTGGATTTTTCATTGGATTACTGGATTCATGGCCAATACATTTATGCCAAGCGTAATTTTATGGGCAACTTATCCTCTTATCTTCCGGGACAGCTTTTGTTGTCTCTTCCTTCTTATATTTTAGGAAATCTTGGATATGTTCAGGTGATGGCTTTTTTGTTGTTTATCGGGGCAATTCTGCAGGAATTTAAAAGTAATCTGATCAGGTTCACAGCAATACTGATGTTGGGAATATCTTTGTCTTACATCTACGAAGCAGTCTGCAAAAGTGATTTTATTTCGTCTTTTATATTTTCAGCTGCATTTATTCTTTTCTGGCACAGTAAATTTAAAGATAATTATTTTCAAAAGCCTGTATTATTAGGAGTTTGCCTTGGTGTTTTATTTTTAACCAGGAGTGTAGCTGTTATTCCCTTGATCATATTTTTGTTAAAACCCTTTCTGGCTGCTAATAAAACACTTCAGATAAAAACAGTAATAACTTTTCTGATCACTGTAGCTATACTTCTTGTCACCATTTTTCTTCCTGCCAACAATCTTGATTATATTTTCCAGTATAATCCGTTGAATCTTCAGGGACAAAGTAATAAATTGGTCAT
Protein-coding sequences here:
- a CDS encoding TatD family hydrolase, translated to MIDTHTHLYAEEFDEDRKEAIQRALDKGITKFYLPAIDSESHEKMLQLETEYPGQVLSMMGLHPCYVKPESWEKELEIVKNYLDQRDFPAIGEIGIDLYWDKSTLDIQVKAFEQQIDWAIEMDLPIVIHTRESFDETFEVLERKKHPKLRGIFHCFSGDLEQAKHAISLNFILGIGGVVTFKNGKIDQFLNEIPLDKIVLETDSPYLAPVPHRGKRNESSYLDLVAGKLVDIYGKDFSEIDEITTENAKKIFSS